The following proteins are co-located in the Nocardioides piscis genome:
- a CDS encoding AraC family transcriptional regulator, with translation MRTDEPGVPSLAFVQLLSSPAIDADAVERFRVIMAREGTGELALIRTQGEAPLRWFREVYPDLDIEQATRLGIACAEHAQLTSFGPLSVPLVSACTVEEVVELLTYLPLITNAVTTQFQPQQDDLTIRLSGNAGDPDLDCLVVTYCGLALLRLIDLVVVEASEATMHSHWPEPSVLPREAASRSRLEFDAPFSYLHMPARTLQAACRFPDPISYELAVTELQQALACRADTPEFTRRVWALLDDGSGARTIQSVADEFSMSSSTLKRRLAAEGTSFRELLQQSMVDRARKRLLDPSTSVGEVANELGYSDLTNFSHAFKKWTGSSPSHFRREHEVR, from the coding sequence GTGAGGACAGACGAGCCAGGCGTCCCGTCGCTGGCCTTCGTGCAACTGCTGAGCAGTCCGGCGATCGACGCGGACGCCGTCGAGCGTTTTCGCGTCATCATGGCGCGCGAGGGAACCGGTGAGCTGGCTCTCATCCGGACCCAGGGCGAGGCACCGCTGCGATGGTTCCGCGAGGTCTATCCCGACCTCGACATCGAGCAGGCCACCCGGCTCGGGATCGCCTGCGCAGAACACGCGCAGCTCACATCCTTCGGACCGTTGAGTGTCCCGTTGGTCAGCGCGTGCACCGTCGAAGAAGTCGTGGAGCTGCTGACCTATCTGCCCTTGATCACCAACGCGGTCACCACGCAGTTCCAACCGCAGCAGGACGACCTGACGATCCGGCTGTCGGGGAACGCAGGCGACCCCGATCTCGACTGTCTGGTCGTCACCTACTGCGGACTGGCACTCCTACGGCTGATCGACCTGGTGGTCGTCGAGGCCTCGGAGGCAACCATGCACAGCCACTGGCCGGAGCCGAGCGTGCTACCCCGAGAGGCCGCGAGCCGGTCCCGGCTCGAGTTCGACGCCCCCTTCTCCTACCTGCACATGCCCGCGAGGACGCTTCAGGCTGCCTGCCGCTTCCCCGACCCGATCTCCTACGAACTCGCCGTCACCGAGCTCCAGCAGGCGCTCGCGTGCCGAGCCGACACCCCGGAGTTCACCCGCAGAGTCTGGGCGTTGCTCGACGACGGGTCCGGGGCAAGGACGATCCAGTCCGTCGCGGACGAGTTCTCGATGTCCTCGAGCACCCTGAAACGGCGCCTCGCCGCTGAGGGGACCAGTTTCCGCGAGCTGCTGCAGCAGTCGATGGTCGACCGCGCCAGGAAGCGGCTTCTCGACCCCTCCACGTCGGTCGGCGAGGTCGCCAACGAGCTGGGCTACAGCGATCTCACCAACTTCTCGCACGCCTTCAAGAAATGGACCGGCAGCTCACCGAGCCACTTCCGACGTGAGCACGAGGTCCGTTGA
- a CDS encoding 2Fe-2S iron-sulfur cluster-binding protein, which yields MAVVTFMSHDGEQHEAPLEEGSSLMQVATNNAIPGIDADCGGEAACGTCHVIVDRAWADKVGRSGPEEEEMLSMNPERQPTSRLSCQVKVCKSWDGLTVQLPEFQM from the coding sequence ATGGCAGTGGTCACCTTCATGTCGCACGATGGGGAGCAGCACGAGGCCCCGCTCGAGGAGGGCAGCTCGCTGATGCAGGTGGCGACGAACAACGCCATCCCGGGCATCGATGCCGACTGCGGCGGCGAGGCCGCATGCGGCACCTGCCACGTGATCGTTGATCGCGCCTGGGCCGACAAGGTCGGCCGGTCCGGTCCCGAGGAGGAGGAGATGCTGTCGATGAACCCCGAGCGACAGCCGACGTCTCGCCTGTCGTGCCAAGTCAAGGTCTGCAAATCGTGGGACGGCTTGACGGTGCAGTTGCCCGAGTTCCAGATGTAG